DNA from Candidatus Binatia bacterium:
GATGCCCCACTCGCCTGCGAGCGCGTCCCGGTACGGTCGGCCGTAGCCGGTGCTGCCGCCATAGTTCACGTCGAGGACGGCGAAGCCCCGGCTCGTCCAGAACTGGATCGGGAGCTTGAACGACGGATCCGTCGCTCCCGTCGGGCCGCCGTGAGACCGCACGCGCAGAGGCGGCCGCTCGCCGGGAGGTGCTGTGAAGTCCGGGTTCGCCGGCGGGTAGTAGAATGCGTGCGCCGTGCGGTCGCCGCTCGCAAACTCGATCGGCTCGGCAATCGAGATCCACGCGGGATCGAGGTCGAGTTCGAGCGACCGGCGCAGGACGCGATGCCGGCCGGTTTCGAGGTCGAGGTCCACCAACTCGGCGGGGGAGGCCGTCGAGGCGCCGACGAAGTAGGCGTGCCCGTCTGTGACGCGGAGGCTTCCGAAGTCGACGAACGGCGTGTGGATGGCGGTGGCTACGCCGGTCGCGACATCGATGCGGGCGAGGTGCCACTGACCACCGCGGCCGTAGCTCGCGAGGATCGTACTCGCGTCTTCGAAGTCGTACGTGCTCGTCGCGAAGCTCCACTGCGGTCGACCGAACTCGGCTTCGCGCGGCGCGAGCACACGGTCGGAGTCGCCTTCGCGGCGATACAGGTTCCACCACCCGGTCCGGTCGGAGACGAAGTGCAGGATGCCGTCGGGGGCCCAGGTCGGTTGGAAGATCGACTCACCGTTTCCGCCTGCAATCCGCCGTGGTGTGCCCGGGCTGCCGTCCGAGTCTAGGTCCGCCACCCAGAGCGTGGTTTCCTGCCACGGCATGTTCGGGTGGTCCCACGTGAGCCAACAGAGTCGGGTTTCGTCCGGGGACAGCCGCGGGGCGGCATAGAAGTCGTTGCCTGAGACGAGAGTGCGGGGCGGGCCTCCGGCGATTGCGATCGTCACCAGAGCGTTGGTGGGTTCGTGCCCGGGCTCCGTGTGATCCTCCCCGACCGCGATCAGGCGCTCGCGGCTCGCGTCGACCGCCGCGTCGGTGAAGCGCCAGGCGCTCTCGGGAGTGAGCGGGCGGGGGTCGTGACCGTCCAGCGAGGCTTCGTACAGGCGCCGATCCCGGTCGTTCGAGAAGAACACGCGCCCAGCGGCGACGCACAGAGCGCCTCCACCGTACTCGTGTACGCGGGAGCGGACGCTCCACGGGGCGGCGAGCAGGTCCTCGCGAGAGCCGTCGGAGCGCATCCGTACGAGAGCCGATCGGCCGCCCTCGCCGGGGCGGCTCTCGGTCCACAGGAGGTCGCCGCCGAGGGGCGAGACCCCACCGAGTCCGACCGCGCCGCCGAGCATGCGGTCGGCCGTGATCGGAGACTTCCAGGAGCCATACGGGGCAACGGTCGAGGCCATGTCTTCGGGGGTACTTCTTCCGGCCTAAGGTGGCCAGTCCACCATGCCGATCTTCCTTTGAGAAGCGGGTGAAACCCGGGCATTGTAGCCTCCGCGTCCAAACGGGAGAGCGTTCGAATGGCACTACACAAACTGGCGGGAAAGCCCGCGCCGCAAGAGATTCTGGTCAACGTACCGCGACTCGTCACCGAGTACTTCTCGCGGCGACCGGATCCGTCTGACCCGGCGCAACGTGTGGCGTTCGGGACCTCGGGCCATCGAGGGTGCGCTCTGGACGGAAGTTTCAACGAGGCCCATGTGCTCGCCGTCTCGCAGGCGCTCGCGGAGCATCGCGCGGAGGCTCGTGTCGACGGTCCTCTGTTCATCGGGATCGACACGCACGCTCTGTCGGAGCCGGCGCTCGTCTCTACGGTCGAGGTCCTTGCGGCGAACGGGGTCGAGATCGTTCTCGAAGAGGGGCTCGGCTACACGCCGACGCCGGTCGTCTCGCACGCCATCCTTCAGTACAACCGCGGTCGTACGGACCACCTGGCCGACGGCGTCGTCATCACACCGTCGCACAATCCGCCGCGCGATGGCGGCTTCAAGTACAACCCTCCCACGGGTGGACCCGCCGACGAGGCCACGACGAAGAAGATCGAGGCTCGGGCAAACGAGATCCTCGAGAACGATCTCGAGGGTGTGAAGCGCATCCCGTGGGCGCGTGCTCGCGCACTCGACTCGACCCGAGAACGGAACAACATCCAGCCCTACGTCGACGACCTGAAGAACGTCGTCGATCTGGAGTGCATCGCCAAAGCCGGATTGAAACTCGGCGTGCATCCGCTGGGAGGCGCGGGCCTTCCGGTCTGGGAGCCGATCGTCGAGACCTACGGCGTCGACATCGACATCGTCGACCGCCGGGTCGATCCGACGTTTTCGTTCATGACCGTGGACAAGGACGGCAAGATCCGAATGGACTGCTCGTCGCCCTACGCGATGGCGAGCCTGGTGGAGTTGAAGGACAGGTACGATCTCGCGTTCGGCAACGACGGTGACGCCGACCGACACGGTATCGTCACGAAGAGCGCGGGGCTCCTCAACCCCAACCACGTTCTCGCCGTCGCCATTCGCTATCTCTTCGAAACGCGAACGCAGTGGCCCGCCGAGACTGCGATCGGCAAGACTCTGGTTTCGAGCTCGATGATCGATCGGGTCGCGCGGCTGGTAAAACGCCCGCTCGCCGAAGTGCCGGTCGGGTTCAAGTGGTTCGTCGACGGATTGCTCGGCGGAACGTTCGGGTTCGGCGGGGAAGAGAGTGCGGGGGCTTCGTTCCTGCGGTTCGACGGCACGGTCTGGACCACCGACAAGGATGGCCCGGTGATCAACCTCCTCATGGCCGAGATGACGGCCGGCACGGGGAAGGATCCGGCCGAGCACTACCGCGACCTCGAAGAGCAGTTCGGCAGCCCGGTCTACGAACGGGTCGACGCACCGGCGGCACCGGCACAGAAGGCGAAACTGAAAAGCCTCGACGCCTCGCAGGTCGGGGCTACCGAGCTCGCGGGCGAGCCCATCGTCGCCAAGCTCACGCGAGCGCCCAGCAATGACGCGCCCATCGGAGGCCTCAAGGTCGTGACGGAGAACGGTTGGTTTGCCGCGCGACCGTCCGGGACCGAGGACGTCTACAAGATCTACGCGGAGAGCTTTCTCGGCGCCGAGCATCTGGCTCGCATTCAGGCAGAGGCACAGGATCTCGTAGATTCCGTCCTGCAGGTCGAAGCGGCCTGACCTGCCCCCCACCCCCCACTCGCCCGGCCGAAATCAGTAGAAGCTCCCGCTTCCGTAGAGCGTCTCGACGGGCTGCGACGCGGAGAGTAAGACTAAGACGCCATGGGGACGCGGGCGGCGATCATCGGATTCTCGGAGCTCGCTCCGACGAAGAAACCCGAGGGGAAGACCCCGCTCGGGTTGATTGCCGAGGCTTCGCGTCTTGCGATCGCCGACGCCGGCCTCGGCCCCGCGGATATCGACGGCATCGTCGTGTGCCCGGCGATGATGCAGTACTCGATGCTCTGGCCGTCGGTCGTGGCCGAGCATCTAGGGCTCACTCCGGGCTATCTCGAGTTCGTCGATCTGGGTGGAGCGACGTCCTGCGCGATGATCGCCCGGGCCGCAGCCGCGGTTTCGGAGGGGCGTGCGCGCAACGTCCTGTGCGTGAACGGTGACACCTGGGATCCGCAGGGGATGTATCTGAAGCCGCCCCCGATGGTCTCGCCCCTGCGTGATTTCACGCTGCCCTATGGTGCGGCCGGGGCGAACGCGGATTACGCGATGGCGGCCCGCCTGCACATGGAGCGCTACGGCACGACGGCGCGCCAGCTCGCGAAGATCGCCGCGGATCAGCGGACGAGCGCGCAGCGCAATCCACTCGCGTTGTTTCGCGATCAGCCGCTCACCATCGACGACGTTCTCGCCTCGCCTCTGATCTGTGATCCGCTGCACAAGCTGGAGATCGTTCTGCCGTGCACCGGAGCGGAAGCGGTGATCGTGACCTCGGGAGAAAGGGTGGTCGATGCCCCGCACGCGCCGGCGTGGGTGCTCGGCTACGGTGAAGCGCTCGAACCGGACCCGTTCCAGCGCGAGGACTTCCTCGTCACGCCCACCGTGGAGTCGGCACGGCGGGCGTTCGAGATGGCTCGTGTCGGACCGAAGGACGTCACCGTTGCGCAGATCTACGATTGCTACACGAGCGCGGTCCTGATCGAGCTCGAGGACGCCGGTTTCTGCGCGAAGGGCGAGGGCGGCGCCTTCATCGAAGCGCATGACCTCACGTACGCCGGGGACTTCCCGCTGAACACGGGCGGCGGGATGCTGTCGTTCGGACAGCCGGGCCTCGGGGGGGGGATGACTCTCGTGGTCGAAGGTGTTCGCCAGGTCATGGGCCGCGCCGGCGACCGACAGGTGAAGAACAACGGGCTCGCCTTCATCCATGGCAACGGTGGGACGTTCACCGAGGAGTGTTCTCTGGTCCTGGGGACGGCATCGTGAGCACGCCGGACTTCCCCCGCCCGCTTCCGACCGGGGAGGGGGATGCGGCCCGCTACTGGTCGGCACTCGCCGAGGGGCGGATCGAGTTGCCGCGCTGCCAAGCCTGCGCTCGGCTGATCTTCTATCCCCGCCCGTTCTGCCCTGCCTGTCATTCGACGAACGTGGCCTGGGAGGAGATCCCCGGCGCCGGACGGGTCTACACGTACAGCGTCGTCCACCGTGCGACCCACCCGTGGTTCATGAGCCGGACGCCCTACGTGTACGCCGTCGTGACACTGGGCGCCGGGGTTCGGCTGCCGACCACGATCGTGGGGTGTGCGCCGGAAGCGGTCGAGATCGACCTCCCGGTCGAGCCCGTCTTCGAGTCGGTGGGGGAGGGCGCGGCGCTGCTTTTCTTCCGGCCGACTCGCTCCTGAATTCCACGGTCATCGAGCGCGGGTTGCCTGAGGGGTGGCGCTGTGTCGAATCTTGCTCGTGGGAAAGACCTATCATCGCGGCAAGATCGTCGACGACGCGGAGGCGCAGCTCAGCATCCGATCGAAGGCAGTGAACTACGGGCTCGGTTGCTTCGGAGGTATCCGCGCCTACTGGAACGACGCAAAGAAGGAGCTGTTCGTCTTCCGGCTCATGGATCACATCGAGCGGCTCTATCGATCCGCGCTTATCCTCGGACTGGAGCCGCCGGTCAGCGAGGAAGACGCCGTTCAGGCCGTCCTCGATGTTCTGAGGGAGAACGACGCTCGGTCCGATCAGTACGTGCGGCCGCTGATCTACGTCGACTCCGACGAGCTCTCACCTACGCTGACCGACGTTCCGGTCGCCCTGTCGATCTACACCCAACCGCTCGGAAAGTATTTCGGGGGCGACTCGATCCACGCGTGCGTGTCGTCGTGGCGCCGTGTGTCGGACAACGCGATTCCGGCTCGTGCGAAGCCCACTGCGGCGTACCTGAATTCGGCTCTCGCCCGCGCCGAAGCCAAGCGGAACGGCTTTGACGAAGCGATCTTCCTCACCCAAGAAGGTTCGGTCAGCGAGGGGAGTGCGGCACATCTCTTCATCGTGCGTCGCGGCGAACTCGTTTCGCCCCCGTCGACGGAGGACAACCTCGACGGCATCACGCGACGAAGTCTGATGGAACTGGCGCGCAGCGAGCCGCTGTCGTGGCCGGTCACCGAGCGTAAGATCTCGCGGACCGAGCTCTACACCGCCGACGAGGTCTTCTTGTGTGGAACTGCGGCGGAGCTGACTCCGGTCACGCGAATCGACCATCGACCGATCGGGAACGGTGCGATCGGCGAATGGTCGCGCGCGCTCGGCGCACGGTTCCACGACGTCGCGTCTGGAAATGACGACGCGTGGTCGTCCTGGCTGACGCCGGCCTGGGAAGGACGTTAGCGAACCGGGGCTCGGCTCAGGTCCAGCTCGGGTCGAGGAGAGGCGTTTCCAGATGCACCCCCTCGAGGCCGAGGAGGAACTCCTTCACGCGGACCCCACCGGTGTAGTTCCCCAGCGAGCGGTCCGCGGGCAGCACGCGGTGGCAGGGGATGATGATCGGCAGCGGGTTCGTCGCCATGACCCGGCCCACGGCCCTGGCCGCGCCTGGCTTGTCGACCGCACGGGCGAGTTCGCCGTAGGTCACGGTCTCACCGAAACGGGTGTGCAGAACGCGGCGGAGGACACGTTCCTGGAACGCGCTCTGGGGCCTCGGGTCGACTGCGACTTCGAATCGCTCGCGCTTGCCGGCAAAGAATTCGTCGAGTTCGCCTTGTACGCGCTCGTCCGCTGAACGTTCGACGAGTTCGGTGTCGGTGAATTCCTCGCGGAGCCGCGCGAGGACTTTTTCGCGGTCGCCGCATTCCGACCAGGTGATACGGCGCACGCCGAGGGAACTCGTTGCGACGCAAAGCTCGCCGAGGGGCCAGGGCTGGAACCAATGTTCGATCGTTTCCGTACTCCGAGCATCGCAAGTGAATCGCGGAAGGTCCAGATTTGACTTGGACGGCGGGCGGTCCGTAAGCATCTTCCAGTGCCCACGAAGTATCTCTACCGCGGGGATCTCGCGATTCACTACGAGCATGCCGGCGAAACGACGCTGCCCGGCGTGCCGCCGCCGATGGATCGGGGTGGCGCGTTGTTGTTCGTGCACGATACCGGCGGCAACGGGAAGCTCTGGTCACGACAGCTCGCGCATTTCGCGGGCTCGCACAGCCCCGTCGCGGTCGATCTCCCGGGCCACGGCCGATCGGGCGGCCTCGACGGCCCCGCCTCGATCGAAGCCGCCGCCGAGATCCTCGCCGGCGTCCTCCAAGCGCTCGGAGCGCCGCCGGCCGTGGTCGTCGGGCATGGCCTCGGCGGAAAGATCGCGCTCGCGCTCGCCTTGGACCACGCACCGCGCGTGAAGGCGGTCGTCACCATCGGAACGACATCGGCGCCGCTCGCGGCCGCCGG
Protein-coding regions in this window:
- a CDS encoding S9 family peptidase — protein: MASTVAPYGSWKSPITADRMLGGAVGLGGVSPLGGDLLWTESRPGEGGRSALVRMRSDGSREDLLAAPWSVRSRVHEYGGGALCVAAGRVFFSNDRDRRLYEASLDGHDPRPLTPESAWRFTDAAVDASRERLIAVGEDHTEPGHEPTNALVTIAIAGGPPRTLVSGNDFYAAPRLSPDETRLCWLTWDHPNMPWQETTLWVADLDSDGSPGTPRRIAGGNGESIFQPTWAPDGILHFVSDRTGWWNLYRREGDSDRVLAPREAEFGRPQWSFATSTYDFEDASTILASYGRGGQWHLARIDVATGVATAIHTPFVDFGSLRVTDGHAYFVGASTASPAELVDLDLETGRHRVLRRSLELDLDPAWISIAEPIEFASGDRTAHAFYYPPANPDFTAPPGERPPLRVRSHGGPTGATDPSFKLPIQFWTSRGFAVLDVNYGGSTGYGRPYRDALAGEWGIIDVEDCVNAARDVAGRGLADPDRLTISGGSAGGYTVLCALTFHDIFRAGASHYGIGDLGALAADTHKFESRYTDWLVAPYPEGEEIYRARSPLFHTDRLSCPAIFFQGGEDRVVPPNQAEGMAQALREKGLPVAHVVFPDEGHGFRKAENIKRALEGELAFFGRILGFTPADKIEPVEIENLP
- the pgm gene encoding phosphoglucomutase (alpha-D-glucose-1,6-bisphosphate-dependent), yielding MALHKLAGKPAPQEILVNVPRLVTEYFSRRPDPSDPAQRVAFGTSGHRGCALDGSFNEAHVLAVSQALAEHRAEARVDGPLFIGIDTHALSEPALVSTVEVLAANGVEIVLEEGLGYTPTPVVSHAILQYNRGRTDHLADGVVITPSHNPPRDGGFKYNPPTGGPADEATTKKIEARANEILENDLEGVKRIPWARARALDSTRERNNIQPYVDDLKNVVDLECIAKAGLKLGVHPLGGAGLPVWEPIVETYGVDIDIVDRRVDPTFSFMTVDKDGKIRMDCSSPYAMASLVELKDRYDLAFGNDGDADRHGIVTKSAGLLNPNHVLAVAIRYLFETRTQWPAETAIGKTLVSSSMIDRVARLVKRPLAEVPVGFKWFVDGLLGGTFGFGGEESAGASFLRFDGTVWTTDKDGPVINLLMAEMTAGTGKDPAEHYRDLEEQFGSPVYERVDAPAAPAQKAKLKSLDASQVGATELAGEPIVAKLTRAPSNDAPIGGLKVVTENGWFAARPSGTEDVYKIYAESFLGAEHLARIQAEAQDLVDSVLQVEAA
- a CDS encoding thiolase family protein → MGTRAAIIGFSELAPTKKPEGKTPLGLIAEASRLAIADAGLGPADIDGIVVCPAMMQYSMLWPSVVAEHLGLTPGYLEFVDLGGATSCAMIARAAAAVSEGRARNVLCVNGDTWDPQGMYLKPPPMVSPLRDFTLPYGAAGANADYAMAARLHMERYGTTARQLAKIAADQRTSAQRNPLALFRDQPLTIDDVLASPLICDPLHKLEIVLPCTGAEAVIVTSGERVVDAPHAPAWVLGYGEALEPDPFQREDFLVTPTVESARRAFEMARVGPKDVTVAQIYDCYTSAVLIELEDAGFCAKGEGGAFIEAHDLTYAGDFPLNTGGGMLSFGQPGLGGGMTLVVEGVRQVMGRAGDRQVKNNGLAFIHGNGGTFTEECSLVLGTAS
- a CDS encoding Zn-ribbon domain-containing OB-fold protein, which codes for MSTPDFPRPLPTGEGDAARYWSALAEGRIELPRCQACARLIFYPRPFCPACHSTNVAWEEIPGAGRVYTYSVVHRATHPWFMSRTPYVYAVVTLGAGVRLPTTIVGCAPEAVEIDLPVEPVFESVGEGAALLFFRPTRS
- a CDS encoding branched-chain amino acid transaminase; the encoded protein is MGKTYHRGKIVDDAEAQLSIRSKAVNYGLGCFGGIRAYWNDAKKELFVFRLMDHIERLYRSALILGLEPPVSEEDAVQAVLDVLRENDARSDQYVRPLIYVDSDELSPTLTDVPVALSIYTQPLGKYFGGDSIHACVSSWRRVSDNAIPARAKPTAAYLNSALARAEAKRNGFDEAIFLTQEGSVSEGSAAHLFIVRRGELVSPPSTEDNLDGITRRSLMELARSEPLSWPVTERKISRTELYTADEVFLCGTAAELTPVTRIDHRPIGNGAIGEWSRALGARFHDVASGNDDAWSSWLTPAWEGR
- a CDS encoding methylated-DNA--[protein]-cysteine S-methyltransferase, with the protein product MRRITWSECGDREKVLARLREEFTDTELVERSADERVQGELDEFFAGKRERFEVAVDPRPQSAFQERVLRRVLHTRFGETVTYGELARAVDKPGAARAVGRVMATNPLPIIIPCHRVLPADRSLGNYTGGVRVKEFLLGLEGVHLETPLLDPSWT
- a CDS encoding alpha/beta fold hydrolase: MPTKYLYRGDLAIHYEHAGETTLPGVPPPMDRGGALLFVHDTGGNGKLWSRQLAHFAGSHSPVAVDLPGHGRSGGLDGPASIEAAAEILAGVLQALGAPPAVVVGHGLGGKIALALALDHAPRVKAVVTIGTTSAPLAAAGEIAGMRDVVRGRRSQTFDTPLFAAKPDMNVMREVWGEIVKTDPRVRLQDLEAYGGCDLRSRLASIAVPTRVLHGEQDGYCARDCGEEIAAAIPGARFEVVAEAGHVAQLEQPERVNAIIEELLG